Proteins encoded within one genomic window of Phototrophicus methaneseepsis:
- a CDS encoding Gfo/Idh/MocA family protein: MAEKLRIGVIGAGRWSASAHLPGYARSPLSEVVAICDRNEDLAKQRAQEFNIPHVYTDYQEMLMRDDIDVIDICTRGDSDDRDNHEVLTFAALEAGKHILCEKPVAHNYQRTWEAHEIALEKGLKTKVGLTFRYAPAMMYMNDLIEEGFVGTPFIFNGYEQNSQFISPTIPVTKPDLIPPNDLKEMRVSSLEGYGAPIIDISMWFMRSYLTSVVGTMRNFVPYRTTMAGEQVRTNIDDGDIYLGEYASGAICSLQSSYVTVGNYPGLEARVYGSEGALICRLVDEFGVRQTLRSAKPDAVEFVPVTIPDKYFPPGYQEGEPWPSLFYANLVHNFMEEIVSGGPENQGNFAQSARVQEIINAVEKSFRERRWVDLPLENTLNLNN; the protein is encoded by the coding sequence ATGGCAGAAAAACTAAGAATTGGCGTGATCGGCGCGGGCCGCTGGTCTGCCAGTGCCCACTTACCCGGTTATGCCCGGTCCCCCCTGTCGGAAGTCGTCGCAATCTGTGACCGCAACGAGGACCTGGCGAAGCAGCGTGCACAAGAATTCAACATCCCGCATGTATATACTGATTATCAAGAGATGCTCATGCGCGATGACATCGACGTCATCGACATCTGCACCCGTGGCGACTCCGACGACCGCGATAACCACGAAGTGCTGACCTTCGCCGCGTTAGAAGCAGGCAAGCACATTCTATGCGAAAAGCCCGTCGCGCATAACTACCAGCGCACATGGGAAGCACACGAGATCGCCCTGGAAAAGGGCCTCAAGACCAAGGTTGGCCTGACGTTCCGCTATGCACCTGCCATGATGTACATGAACGACCTCATCGAAGAGGGCTTCGTCGGCACACCTTTCATCTTCAATGGCTATGAACAAAATTCCCAGTTCATCAGCCCGACGATCCCCGTCACCAAACCAGACCTCATCCCACCGAATGACCTGAAGGAAATGCGCGTTTCTTCCCTGGAAGGCTACGGCGCGCCGATCATCGACATCAGCATGTGGTTCATGCGCAGCTACCTGACGAGCGTCGTCGGCACGATGCGCAACTTCGTCCCCTATCGCACGACGATGGCAGGCGAACAGGTCCGTACCAATATTGATGATGGCGATATCTATCTGGGCGAATATGCCAGCGGGGCGATCTGCTCGCTTCAGTCCAGTTATGTCACTGTGGGCAATTATCCCGGCCTGGAAGCGCGTGTCTATGGCTCAGAAGGTGCGCTCATCTGCCGCCTAGTCGATGAATTTGGCGTCCGCCAGACGTTGCGCTCCGCCAAGCCAGATGCCGTTGAATTCGTCCCCGTGACGATCCCGGATAAATACTTCCCGCCAGGCTACCAGGAAGGCGAGCCCTGGCCGTCCCTGTTCTATGCCAACCTCGTCCATAACTTCATGGAAGAGATCGTCTCCGGCGGGCCGGAAAACCAGGGTAACTTTGCCCAGAGTGCTCGTGTGCAAGAGATCATCAACGCCGTTGAAAAATCCTTCCGCGAACGCCGATGGGTGGACCTGCCGCTGGAAAACACACTCAACCTCAATAACTAG
- a CDS encoding ABC transporter substrate-binding protein has translation MIKKESWFGRMGLFFSIAYCLLLMLPTAAQETPICADGMRLFTHDLLWDETPDGVCIPQNPQRIAYSWIFHVPALIRGDFPFVGIGRQEYVINEFPEWEPVIETIPSIELPPNLELTLELEPDLIIEPSWAAEENYDELSAIAPTVVFQFDRTDDWKRLAEMYFDAAGLAESYDALIDEYEDRAQELGELIGNPEEIEVSLIWVNELLNLDTDYSVGGMVLADVGFARPETQILQQTPEEIIEAGGYPFYTEISWEETPRADGDFIIAYGDFVTEDGLSRLDDLKANPLWQSLSAVQAGDVYYTSVNWAGGDIAGAHNLLDDIAEAFGVADEFSPNPYKTVPEDLLETAD, from the coding sequence ATGATCAAAAAAGAGTCCTGGTTTGGGCGTATGGGCCTTTTCTTCAGCATCGCTTATTGCCTGCTGCTCATGCTGCCCACCGCCGCACAAGAAACGCCAATATGCGCAGACGGCATGCGCTTATTCACACACGACTTACTCTGGGATGAAACGCCCGATGGCGTCTGCATCCCACAAAACCCGCAACGCATCGCCTATTCCTGGATTTTCCATGTTCCCGCGCTGATTCGTGGCGATTTCCCTTTTGTTGGGATTGGCCGCCAAGAATACGTCATTAATGAATTCCCGGAATGGGAGCCTGTTATTGAGACGATCCCGTCGATTGAACTACCGCCCAACCTGGAGCTGACCCTCGAACTGGAACCTGACTTGATTATCGAGCCATCCTGGGCAGCGGAAGAAAATTACGATGAACTCTCCGCTATCGCCCCAACAGTCGTCTTCCAATTCGACCGTACTGACGATTGGAAGCGGCTGGCAGAAATGTACTTCGACGCAGCAGGGCTTGCAGAGTCATATGATGCGCTGATTGATGAATACGAAGATCGTGCCCAGGAGTTGGGCGAATTGATCGGCAATCCTGAAGAGATTGAAGTCTCCCTCATCTGGGTGAACGAACTCCTCAACCTGGATACAGATTATTCTGTCGGCGGTATGGTGCTGGCAGACGTCGGATTTGCCCGCCCGGAAACACAAATTTTGCAGCAAACGCCAGAAGAAATTATTGAAGCGGGTGGCTACCCCTTCTATACAGAAATTTCCTGGGAAGAAACGCCACGCGCCGATGGCGACTTCATCATTGCATATGGTGATTTCGTCACAGAAGATGGCCTGAGCCGCCTCGATGATCTCAAGGCGAACCCGCTGTGGCAATCGCTGAGCGCTGTGCAGGCTGGCGACGTCTACTATACCAGCGTGAACTGGGCCGGCGGCGACATCGCTGGCGCGCATAACCTGCTGGACGACATCGCAGAAGCGTTTGGCGTCGCAGATGAATTCAGCCCCAATCCGTATAAAACCGTTCCAGAAGACTTGCTCGAAACAGCCGACTAA